A single window of Narcine bancroftii isolate sNarBan1 chromosome 1, sNarBan1.hap1, whole genome shotgun sequence DNA harbors:
- the LOC138760693 gene encoding piercer of microtubule wall 1 protein-like, producing the protein MDLCGVKEPTVNYLEPEPEPEPPVPPRTSQYYRVKPGLPDRFEHPHCFQGYRTRSINPLYQTTNQSYGSQQPTVHEMPTSYFAISRKVSDHLSKCGMYKDNGFNVGMEKSLVTGPDNLIRFQDRLNFHRSYFQSGPSITE; encoded by the exons ATGGATCTGTGTGGGGTGAAGGAGCCCACGGTGAACTATTTGGAGCCGGAGCCGGAGCCAGAGCCTCCTGTACCGCCTCGGACCAGCCAGTATTACCGAGTGAAGCCGGGACTCCCCGACAGATTCGAGCATCCGCACTGCTTCCAGGGTTACAG AACACGATCAATTAATCCGTTATATCAGACAACTAACCAAAGTTATGGGAGTCAGCAGCCAACTGTTCATGAAATGCCG ACCAGCTACTTTGCAATATCTCGGAAAGTTTCTGATCATTTAAGTAAATGTGGAATGTACAAAGACAATGGATTTAACGTGGGCATGGAGAAATCCCTGGTCACTGGGCCGGACAACCTCATTAGATTCCAAGACCGCCTGAACTTCCACCGCTCCTACTTTCAGTCTGGACCATCAATCACGGAATAG